The Rathayibacter caricis DSM 15933 genomic sequence TGGCTCCTCCCCGCCTCGGCCCTGCTCGGCGCCCTGCTTCTGCTCACCGCCGACGTCGTCGGGCGTGTCGTCGCGCGGCCCAGCGACGTCGAGGTCGGCATCGTCACCGCCCTGATCGGAGCGCCCGTGCTGATCGCGATCGTGCGCCGCTCGAAGGTGAGGGCCCTGTGAGCGCGGCCACGCCACTCCGCTCGTCCGGGAACGCCCCCGGAGACGCGCCCGGCATCGTGGCCGGGCGGAGCCGGCGCGCCCGCCGCACCGCGATCGGCTGCGCGGTCCTCGCCGCCCTCGCCCTGGCGCTCGTGCTCGTGTCGCTCAGCGTCGGCACCACCGTCTACTCCCCCGTCGACGTCGTCCGGGTGATCCTCGGCGACACCGTTCCCGGAGCGTCCTTCACGGTCGGCACGCTGCGCCTGCCGCGCACGATCACGGCCGTGCTGGTCGGCACGGGCTTCGGGATGGGCGGCGTGATCTTCCAGACGCTGCTGCGCAACGCGCTCGCCAGCCCCGACATCATCGGCATCACGTCCGGGGCGAGCGCCGCGGCCGTCGTCGCGATAGCGTTCCTCGGGCTGTCGGGAGTCGCCGTCTCGGTGATCGCCGTCACCGCGGGCCTGCTGACCGCGCTCGTCATCGCCGGGCTGGCGGGCAGCGGCGGAGTCGCGGGCGCACGGCTGATCCTGATCGGCATCGGTGTGGGTGCGATGTTCCAGAGCGTGATCGCGTACGTGCAGACGCGTGCCGACTTCGAGGACGTGCAGGAGTCGCTGCGCTGGCTGACCGGCAGCCTCAACCAGGCGCTGTGGCCGGGCGTGCCGCCGCTCGCGCTGGCGATGCTCGTGCTGGTGCCGCTGGCGCTGCTGCTCTCGGGCCGGCTGCGGATGCTGCAGCTCGGCGACGACTCCGCCACCGCCCTGGGCGTCGCCGTCGGCCGCGACCGCGCCGCGCTGCTGGCCGTGGCCGTCGGGCTCGTCGCCGTCGCGACCGCCGCCACCGGTCCGATCGCCTTCGTGGCCTTCGTGTCGGGGCCGATCGCGCGGCGTCTCGTGCCGGATGCGCGGTCCCTGCTCGTCCCCTCCGCTCTCGTCGGGGTGGTCGTGGTGCTCGCCGCCGACCTCGTCGCCCAGCACGTCGCGGGGCTCGCCTTCTCGGGCGCCCGCTTCCCCGTCGGAGTGGTGACGGGCGCCCTGGGCGCGCCGTTCCTGCTCTGGCTCCTCGCCCGCCGCAACCGCACCGGAGGCACTCTGTGACCGCATCGACCACGCCCGCCCCGTCCGCCGCGGGAGCCTCCTCCGACTCGGCGGGCTCCGTCTCGGCGCACCGCACGCTCGCGGTCGACGCCGTGACGCTCGCCTACGACGAGCGCGTCGTCGTCGACGGCCTCTCGCTCGACGTGCCGACCGGCGCGATCAGCGTGATCGTCGGAGCGAACGCCTGCGGCAAGTCGACGCTCCTGCGCGCGATGGCGCGGCTGATCACTCCGCGGACCGGAGCCGTCCTGCTCGACGGGCAGGCGATCCACACGCTGCCGACCAAGCAGGTCGCGACGCAGGTGGGGCTGCTGCCGCAGACCCCGATCGCCCCCGAGGGCATCGCGGTGTCGGATCTGGTCGCCCGCGGCCGCTACCCGCACCGCGGCTGGTTCGGCCGGGGCTCCTCCGCCGACGACGACGCGATCGTCGAGGACGCCCTGCGCGCCACCGGCACCCTCGAGATCGCCGACCGCCCGGTCGACGAGCTCTCGGGCGGCCAGCGCCAGCGCGTCTGGATCGCCCTGGCCCTCGCGCAGCGCACCGATGTGCTGCTGCTGGACGAGCCGACCACCTACCTCGACGTCTCCCACCAGATCGAGGTGCTCGACCTGCTCACCGATCTCAACCGCACCCGCGGCACGACGATCGTGATCGTTCTGCACGACCTGAACCTCGCGGCGCGCTACGCGGACCACCTGTTCGCGGTGCGCGCCGGCGCGCTGTACGCCTCGGGGACTCCGGCCGAGGTCGTGACCTCGGAGGTCGTGCGCGCGGTGTTCGGGATGGAGTCGCGGATCATCGAGGACCCGGTCTCGCGCACCCCGCTGGTGCTGCCGATCGGGCGGCACCACGCGGGCTGAGGTTGCCCCCGCTCCTCGGAAGTCGTCGTACTCGCGCTCGAGTACGACGACTTCCGCGGAGTCGACACCGGAGAGGTCCGCGCGGCACGCAGAGCGGCTCCCGGCCACCTCGTCGAGGCCGACCGGGAGCCGCTGCACCGGGAGGGTGGGTTCCTACATGCCGTCGGCGAGCATCGCCTCGACCACGTCGACGTGGCGGGTGAACGCCGCCTCGGAGAACTCGCCCGAGTAGTTCAGGCCGTAGGGCCAGATGTGCGAGCCGCCGCAGTTCAGCTGAGCGTCGGGCCCGTCGAGCGACTTCACGAGGTCCGTCGCGGCCGAGCCGTCCCAGACGCCGTTGACGCAGTGCGCGTACCAGCCGCCGTTCTGCCCGACTCCGACCGTGTGCGAGATCTCGTGCAGGGCGGTCCCCTCCACCATGAACCCGCGATCCGAGCCGAAGCGGAGATCGCCGTTGTTGCTGGCCTCGGCCGTCGGAACGCCGGGGGCGTAGTAGACGTTCAGGACCTTCGTGATGTCGGAGTTCGCGTTGTAGCGGGCCACCGCGCGGTCCATCGCATCCGTGATCCGGGCGTAGGCGTCCTGCTCATCCGCGGTCGGATCAGCGGAGCGGTGGAGCGTGTAGGTGATCTCCCCTTCGGCGGCCTGCGCGGGGACGGCGCCCCCCAGTGCGGTGAGCGCGAGAGCGGCGGCGGCCGCACCGGCGAGGGCGAGCGAGCGGAGCGAGCGTCGGTTGCGTCGTTGCATGGTGTTCTCCAGTTCTGCGTCTTCATCGACTAGTGCTTTCTGGACCCGGTCTATGTTGACGTTAACATCGTCCGGCTCGCGGATTCCAGGGCGAGCGGAGCAGACGCACGGCATCCGACCAGGACCGACGTCTCGCGCAGGATCGTCTCCCAGGAGAGCGATCCCCCGCAGTCCTGGTGCTTCATCGGACCGGATGCCCAAGCCCCCCCCCCCCTCGTGACCACCCAGCCGACCCGCGGCCGCTCGTCGACCTCGATGTCCGAGCGTCGGGGCCCGCGTTCACCCCTCCACTCCTCGGAAGTCGTCGTACTCGAGCGCGACTACGACGAATTCCGAGGACTCGACGCGCCTGCGGGCACTGGCGGCACAGCATCCCGGCGCGGAGGGACGCGAGTGGTCGCGGAACGGGGCACGGGCGGAACCCAGCGCCCGTCCCGCGTCCACTCGAGGGTGCGGGGCGACCCGGGTGGACGCGGGACGGGGCCTCAGGAGACGTCAGCGCCCGCTTCGCGTCCACTCGAACCCGAGAGGTGCGCCAGGGCACGGGCCTGCCCGTACCGACCGTTCACCGAGCGCCGCCGGACGCACCCCGCGTTCCCTCCCGAGCCCCGATCGGTCAGGATCGGAGGCGTGCCGATCCGCGACCTCACCCCCGCCGACCTCGCGTCGCCGCCGTTCCTCGAGCTGCTGCGGCTGGCCGCCGAGCTGACCGAGGAGGAACTCGCGCGCATCCGGGACGAGGAGCTGCCGGCGCTCGAGGTCATCGGAGTCGTCGAGGACGGCCGGCTGGACGCGTTCGCCGCCGCGCGACCCGTCGAGGAAGGCCTCGAGATCGAGTACCTCGCCTCGCTGGTGCGCGGGCGGGGGTCGGCCCTCGTCCGCGAGCTGCAGCGGACGCATCCGGGAGCCGTGGTCATCGCCCGGACCGACGACGACGCGATCGGCTTCTACCGGCGCCTCGGATTCACCGACGCACCCGCCCCCGTCGACCCGCGCTGGCCCGACCGCCCGCGCTACCGGTGCACGCTGGCGGTGCCGTCGTGAGGCGGGTGCTGCGCATCGTCGCCGCGCTCGCGCTCCTGGGCGGCCTCGCCGCCTGCACCGCCGCTCCGGAGCCCGAGCTGGTGGGCGCGTACGGCGATCTGCACGTCGCTCCCGACGGATCGATGGAGTTCTGCGCGTTCGACGTGGACCCGGGCTTCGACGGTCCTGCCGAGCTGTGCTTCGACGGCATCGAGACGACCGGGATCGACCCCGCCGGGCTCGTGGAGGCGCCCGGCGGCTTCGTCGTCGTCGACAGCACCGACGACCGCCGGTGGGAGGGGACGTCACCGCGGGATCCCCGACGCGCACCCGACGGGACCCTCATCCACTCCGCCTTCCTCGTCGGCACGATCGAGGACGAGGTCTTCGAGGTGACCGGCTACGGCACCGACCGCTACACGCTGCCGGCCGAGTACCACGAGCCGACGCTCGACGAGCCGGGCGGATTCCTCGTTCCCGTCGTGCCTGTCCCGCGATGACGAACCCGCGGGACCGCCCCTCCACCGGGATGCCCGTCGCCGTCTCTGCTGGTCGAGTAGCCCCGCAGGGGCGTATCGAGCGGCGAAGCCGCGGTGAATCTCGGTGGAGAGGGGAAGAGAGGCCGCCCGCCCCCTCTGCTGGTCGAGTAGCCCCGCAGGGGCGTATCGAGACCCACCGGCCTCAACAGATCGGACTGCTCATCAGGCTGTCTGGAGGTGGTGGATCTCGATACGCCCGCTCCGCGGGCTACTCGATCAGCAGGCAGGGCATCACACAGATGAGATGACTTCTCCTCAGAGACCCGCCCCGGTCCGCGGGTCGGGCCTCTGACCCGAGCTGCTGGACGTCGGGGATCTCGAGACGCGCGCTCCGCGCGCTACTCGATCCGCAAGGATGCCGGCGCACGTGCAGCTCGAGCCGCGCTGATCATCCGGAGTCGCCGGCGCTGACGAGCCCCACCGGCGCGTCCAGCACGAGCCGCCCGTCGAGCCCCAGCCGCTCCAGGAACGCCTCGTCGTGACTCAGCACGACCAACCCGCCCCGCCAGGCGGCGAGCACGTCGACGAGGTGGTCGGTCGTGGCCAGGTCGAGATCGTTCGTCGGCTCGTCGAGCACGAGCAGCTGCGGAGCCGGCTGCGCGAGTACGAGCCCTGCGAGGGCGGCGCGGAATCGCTCGCCGCCCGACAGGGTCGATGCCGTCCGGTCGACGATCGCGCCCCGGAGGAGCAGCCGCGCGAGCGCGTTGCGCAGCTCGCCGGTCGGCACGGCGGGGGCCGCGCGCGCGACGTGCTCGAGCACCGTGCGGTCGTCGTCGAGCAGCCCCTCCCGACGCTGCGGGAGCCAGCCGACGCGGTCCGTGAGCACGATGGCGTGCGTGTCGGCGATCGGATGCGGACGAGCCTCCGCCCGCACGAGCTGCTCGAGCAGCGTCGTCTTGCCCGTGCCGTTCGCGCCGACCACGGCGATCCGCTCGCTCCCCTGCAGCACCGTCGTGCGCCCCCGCACCGTGATCTCGGCGAGCCGCCGCCCCGCCGGCACCCCCGGATCCGGCGGCAACTCGATGCGCACCGCGTCGTCGTCCCGCACCGCGCGCGATGCCGCGTCGACCTGCTCGCGGGCGCGCGCTTCCGCCTCGCCGTGACCGGAGCGGAGGCGCCCGGCGGTGCCCTCGGCCCTGTTCTTCCGGGCGTTCGCAAGGATCTTCGGCATCGACTCCGCCGATCGGGCACCCGCCTTCGCCCGTCGCGTGATGGTCGTCTCGGCCTCGATCCGCTGCCGCTTCTCGGCGCGGAGCAGCTGGTCGGCGTCGCGCAGATCGCGCTCGGCCGCGGCGCGCTCGAGGGCGAGCCGCTCCTCGAAGTCCGAGTAGGTGCCTCCGGAGGTGCGGAGCGCGCCGCCCCGCAGCTCGGCGATCTCGTCGACGTGCTCGAGCAGCTCGCGGTCGTGGCTGACCACGATCAGCGTGCCGCGCCACCGGTCGACGAGGTCGAGCAGCAGACCGCGCGACCGCCGGTCGAGGTCGTTGGTCGGCTCGTCGAGCACCGCGATCGGCCTGTTGCGGAGGCGGACGCCCGTGACGGCGGCGAGGACGGCCTGCCCGCCCGACAGGGTCGCGACGGGCCGGCGCAGGTCTTCCGGAAGCCCCGCCTCCCCGAGCGCGGCGACCGCCCGGGCGTCGAGGTCCCAGTCGTCGTCGAGCACCTCGAAGTGCCGTGGATCGGCGTCCCCGCCGAGGATCGCGTGCAGGGCGTCGAGCTTCCCGCGGATCCCGAGCAGATCGGCGACGGTGTCGTCGGGTCCACGCCGGAGCCGCTGCGGCAGAAGGTCGACCGGCCCCGTCGTCGAGACGGTGCCGTGCGTCGGGGCGAGGTCGCCGGTGACGAGCCGGACGAGCGTGGACTTGCCGGCGCCGTTGGCTCCGACGAGCCCGGTGCGGCCGCGGCCGAACGCGGTGCTGACCCGGTCGAGGACGACGTCGCCGTCGGGCCAGGCGAACGAGCAGTCGGTGAGGACGACGGAGGGTGTGATGGTGGAGGGCACGGTGCTCCCGGTGATGGTGTGTCGGCGCGCGACGACCACCGGGCTCCCGGCGTGCGGGAGCCTCGCCCTCAGCGGGCGGGCACGGGGGTCGTCAGTGCGAGGTCAGCGTCTGCGTCGTGGACGCAGTACCGGTGCTGATGCGCAAAGGACCGTCTTCCGTGCGGGGAGCCCCCGTGTCCGCGAGCCGTCCGGTCGGCCGGTGAGGTGGCCGCACCGACGTCGCGGCTCGCGACGAGGTACCCCAGCACGGTACGCGCGGGGCGCGGTAGGGCGCAAGACCGTGCAGCCCGGAGCACCGCTACCCTGTCGCCATGCGCCGCCTCCTCGACGACCGTCTCCGGAACCGCGACCGCACCGGCTCCCCGGCGACCTCTTCCGTCTGATGGAGTGGCGACGCTGATGTGGTGGCGGCGCACGGTCCTGCCCGAACCCCGGCCTCCTCGCGAGTTCCGGCCCTCGAGAGCCCGGCAGACGCAGGAGTCGCGACGGCTGAGGCCGGTCGCGGTGCTCCCCGCGCTGGTCATGCTGGCGGGGAGCGCCTGGGGAGTCGCGGCCGCCGACGATCCCGCTGCCGCGCTCGTCGTCTACCTCGGGCTGTTCGGGTTCTCGGCGGCCGTGGCCGTGCTGATCGTCGGGGTGCTGCGGGTCCGCAACCGGCGGTTCCTCGCCACCGCGTCACTCCGGATCTCGGATCGGGCGATCGAGTACACGGACGCGCGAGGTCGGGTCGTCCCGTTCGACCGCGCCGATCCGTCGTTGGCGGCGCTGCTCACCCGGGTGTCCGCCGGCCCGAACAGCGAGGGGATCCGCCTGCCTCCCTCGCTCGTCCTGTTCCTGTCGGACGGGACCCGGTCTCTCCGGCTCCGCGGGGCGGACTGGGAGATCGAGGACCTGCGGGCGGTGGTCGCCGCGGTGGAGACGCCGATCCCTCCCGCGGCCCGCGGGCTCCGCGCCAGTGGCAGGAGGGGCCGCGAGAGGGCCGACGCCGCTCGTCGGGAGGCCGCTGCTCCCCCCGCCGCCGAGAGGACGCTGAGCCCCGGGGAGATCAACGAGCTGATCCCCGGGACGATGAGCCTCCGGGAGACGCACCCGATGACGTTCGCCCTGCTGATCGGGTTCGGGTCGGCGGCGCTCCTGCTGGTCGTCGTCGTCGGGATCGCACTGGCGTTCGCTTGAGAGTGAAGGTCGGCGCCGGCGTGGTGGACCGCCGGGCAGAGACGCGGTGATCCGCGCGTCCGGGAGCGGAGGCGCCACCGGGGCCCCTCGGCGACGTCGTCCGAGGTTCCGTCTCGCGATCCGGCCCGCCACCATCGGAGGCACGGCCCGCACCGCGCGCGCCGTAGAACGGAGCAGCATGATCGCGATCGATCTCACCGGGAGGACCGCACTGGTCACCGGATCCGGGCAGGGCATCGGGCTGGCGATCGCCGTCGGGCTCGCGAGGGCCGGGGCGGACGTCGTCGTCAACGCCCGCTCGCAGGGCTCGATCGACACGGCCGTCGCGGAGGTGCTGCGGCAGGTTCCGGAGGCGTCCGTCCGCGGAGTCGCCGCCGACCTCGCGACCGACGAGGGCACCGCGGCGCTGCTCGAGGCGGTTCCGACAGTCGACGTCCTCGTCAACAACCTCGGGATCTTCGGCAGCGCCGATCCGCTCACGATCAGCGACGACGAGTGGCGCCGCTACTTCGAGGTCAACGTGCTGACCGGCGTGCGCCTGACCCGCGCCTACCTGCCCGGCATGATCGAGCGGGGCTGGGGGCGCGTGCAGTACATCGGCAGCGACTCCGCCGTCGCGACGCCGGCCGAGATGATCCACTACGGGGTGTCGAAGACGGCGCTGCTCGGAGTGTCGCGCGGCTTCGCGAAGGCCGCGGCGGGCAGCGGAGTCACGGTGAACAGCGTGCTCGCGGGCCCGACGCACACGGGCGGGGTCGAGGACTTCGTGCACGAGCTGGTCGACGCCTCCCTCCCCTGGGACGAGGCGCAGCGCGAGTTCATGCGGCTGCACCGGCCGAACTCGCTCCTGCAGCGGCTGATCGAACCGGAGGAGATCGCGAACATGGTCGTGTACCTCGCGTCGCCGCTCGCCTCGGCGACCACGGGCGCGGCGGTGCGGGTCGACGGCGGGTACATCGACGCGATCGTGCCGTGACGGCCGTCTCGACGCGGGAGGGACGAGGACAGCCGCGTCAGTCCTCGGCAGTGCGCTGAAGGTCGCTCGACGAGTCCCTCAGAGCCGCATCGATCACAGAGCTGGGCAGGACGTCTCGCGCGTTGAGGATCTCCACGCCGAGAAGCCGGCCGTCCGCATCGAAGTCGAGGATGACCTCGCCCAGGCCGCCGGGAGTCGCGATCGAATCGAGCTGCTGGACGGCCGAACCGTCCGCGATCCGGTCCGTCATCATGATGTACGCCGCGTCGGCAGTGGGATCGTAGGTGATGCGCATCGCGTCATCCTGTCGTGACGATGACGATGTCACCACTCCTGTCGTCCACGAGGGCTCGCGCCTCGCCGCGCATGCGGCAGGGCACCGCAGGGCGCTCGGGCTCCTCGTCGGCGTCGCCGTTCAGCCGCCTGCCACGCGCGCTCCGATCCGGAGGCGCGACCGGACCGAGCGCTACCCGCGGTCGATCCGAGGCCGGTCCGGTCCGCTCCCCCGCCCGGCCGGCGCGACCGATCCGCCGGTGCGCCACTCCCCGCCGATGCGCTCCTGCACGAGTGGCGCCGCCGGATCCTCGAGCCGCGCGAGCAGCGCCTCCACTCCCCGCCGCCCGAGTTCGTGCGCGGGCGAGACGAGCACGTCGAGCTCGGGATCGCCGAAGTCGGCGACGTCGGGCGTCGAGGCGAGCAGCACGATCGACACGTCCTCCGGCACGCCCACTCCGCGGTGGCGAAGCTCGTGCGCGAGTCCGAGGGCGATGCCTCCGTCGAACACGAGCACCGCTGTCACGTCGCCGAGCTCCGCGGCGAGCGCCCGTCCGCCGCGAGCCGACTCCTCAGCCTCGAGCAGCACTCCGGAGAGACCCCGCACCCCCGACACGCGCCGGAACGTCTCGCGGGCGCGGGCGTTCGCTCCGAAGCCCTCCACCCGCTCCGGACCGCCGAGCACCAGGGCGACGCGCTCGTGACCGAGCGATGCCAGGCGCGCGAGCGACTGCTCGACCATGCCCTCGATGTCGATGTCGACCCAGTCGAGAGCGGAGGGATCGCGCGTGCGGCCGATGAGCGCGAAGGGCGTGCCGGAGTCGCGCAGCACGTCGACCCGGTCGTCGTCGAGGGCCACCTCCATCAGCACCACGCCGTCGACCAGCCCGTCGGCGCGGAGTCCGGCGAGGCGCTGGGAGGAGTCGAGCGAGGGCCAGAGCACGATCGAGTAGCCGCGCTCGGCCGCGGCCTCGGCCGCTCCCGCGAAGAAGAGGGTGGCCGTGTTGAGCAGGCGCGGGCGCACCAGCGGGAACACGACCGCGAGGATCATCGAGCGGCGGCGGGCGAGCGCCCGGGCGAGGGCGTGCGGGCGGTAGTCGAGCGCGGCCATCGCATCGACGACGCGCTGCCGCGTCTCGGCGGTCACCGGCTTGGAGTCGTTGACGACGAACGAGACGGTAGCGATCGAGACGCCGGCGCGCTCGGCGACGTCGCGCATGGTCGCCATGGTGCTCCTCCGCTCGTCGCCCCTCGCGGTTGACGAGCGGCGGTGACGTCCATCATCCTGGACATCGCGGTAAAGCGGTTAACCGTTCGCGACCACGTCAGTGCCGACCAGTGAAGGACCCTCCCGTGACCACTCCCTCCTCTCCCGTCCGCGTCCTCGTCTGGGGCGAGAACCGCCACGAGCAGATCGAGGAGGAGGTGCGCGCGATCTACCCGGACGGCATGCACACGACGATCGCCGCGGGCATCTCCGAGAACCTCGGCGAGCGCGCGCAGGTGTCGACCACGACGCTCGACGAACCCGAGCACGGACTCACCGAAGACGTCCTCGCCGCCACCGACGTGCTCGTCTGGTGGGGGCACGCCGCGCACAGCGAGGTCGCCGACGAGGTCGTCGAGCGCGTGCACCGCCACGTGCTCTCGGGCATGGGACTGGTGGTGCTCCACTCCGGCCACTGGTCGAAGATCTTCGGCAAGCTCATGGGCACGACCTGCACGCTGCGCTGGCGATCGGAGCAGGACCGCGAGCTGGTCTGGACCGTCGACCCGACGCATCCGATCGCCCAGGGCGTGCCCCACCCGTTCGTGATCCCCCAGCAGGAGATGTACGGGGAGTTCTTCGACGTGCCCGCGCCCGACGAGCTGATCTTCCTCTCGACGTTCTCGGGCGGCGAGGTGTTCCGCTCGGGGATGACCTGGAAGCGGGGGCACGGCAAGGTGTTCTTCTTCTCGCCCGGCGACCAGGACTACCCCGTCTACCACCACCCCGACGTGCGGCGCGTGATCGCGAACGGAGTGGAGTGGGCGCGCACCCTCCGCCCCGAGCGCACCCTGCCGGTGCTGCAGCGGTACGAGACCGAGGACTTCCACAACGGTCACGACTACGAGGGGGCGCTCGTCCGATGACCGCTCCCGTGCGCATCGTCCAGGTCGGCGCGGGGGCGATGGGGCGCGCCTGGCTGCACGCACTGCGCGACTCGGCCGACGTCGAGCTGGTCGGCCTGGTCGACCTCGACACCGACCTGGCCGAGCGGGCCGCGGCGGAGGAGGGGGTCGCTCCGGTCGCGATCGGCACCTCCGTCGCCGAGGTCGCCACGCGCTCGGGCGCCGACGCCGTGGTCAACGTGACGGTGCCTCGCGCGCACCTGCCCGTGAGCACGGAGGCGCTGTTCGCCGGGCTGCCGGTGCTCTGCGAGAAGCCGATCGCGCCGACCGTCGCCGAGGCGCTCGTGCTCGCGGCGACCGCGGAGGCCTCGGGGCGGCTGCTGATGACCAGCCAGTCGCGCCGCTACTACGCCGCGATCGCCGCGTTCCGTGCGCAGGTCGCCGAGCTCGGGACCCTCGGCAGCGCCTCCGTCGAGTTCGCGAAGGCGCCGCACTTCGGCGGGTTCCGCGAGGAGATGCCGCACGTGCTGCTCGTCGACATGGCGATCCACGCGTTCGACGCGGCGCGGTACGTGCTCGACCGCGACCCGGTGTCGGTGTACTGCGAGGAGTACAACCCGGAGTGGAGCTGGTACGCCGACGGCGCGGCGGCGACCGCGGTGTTCGAGTTCGCCGGAGGGGTGCGCT encodes the following:
- a CDS encoding GNAT family N-acetyltransferase, translating into MPIRDLTPADLASPPFLELLRLAAELTEEELARIRDEELPALEVIGVVEDGRLDAFAAARPVEEGLEIEYLASLVRGRGSALVRELQRTHPGAVVIARTDDDAIGFYRRLGFTDAPAPVDPRWPDRPRYRCTLAVPS
- a CDS encoding ATP-binding cassette domain-containing protein; its protein translation is MPSTITPSVVLTDCSFAWPDGDVVLDRVSTAFGRGRTGLVGANGAGKSTLVRLVTGDLAPTHGTVSTTGPVDLLPQRLRRGPDDTVADLLGIRGKLDALHAILGGDADPRHFEVLDDDWDLDARAVAALGEAGLPEDLRRPVATLSGGQAVLAAVTGVRLRNRPIAVLDEPTNDLDRRSRGLLLDLVDRWRGTLIVVSHDRELLEHVDEIAELRGGALRTSGGTYSDFEERLALERAAAERDLRDADQLLRAEKRQRIEAETTITRRAKAGARSAESMPKILANARKNRAEGTAGRLRSGHGEAEARAREQVDAASRAVRDDDAVRIELPPDPGVPAGRRLAEITVRGRTTVLQGSERIAVVGANGTGKTTLLEQLVRAEARPHPIADTHAIVLTDRVGWLPQRREGLLDDDRTVLEHVARAAPAVPTGELRNALARLLLRGAIVDRTASTLSGGERFRAALAGLVLAQPAPQLLVLDEPTNDLDLATTDHLVDVLAAWRGGLVVLSHDEAFLERLGLDGRLVLDAPVGLVSAGDSG
- a CDS encoding ThuA domain-containing protein translates to MTTPSSPVRVLVWGENRHEQIEEEVRAIYPDGMHTTIAAGISENLGERAQVSTTTLDEPEHGLTEDVLAATDVLVWWGHAAHSEVADEVVERVHRHVLSGMGLVVLHSGHWSKIFGKLMGTTCTLRWRSEQDRELVWTVDPTHPIAQGVPHPFVIPQQEMYGEFFDVPAPDELIFLSTFSGGEVFRSGMTWKRGHGKVFFFSPGDQDYPVYHHPDVRRVIANGVEWARTLRPERTLPVLQRYETEDFHNGHDYEGALVR
- a CDS encoding FecCD family ABC transporter permease, encoding MSAATPLRSSGNAPGDAPGIVAGRSRRARRTAIGCAVLAALALALVLVSLSVGTTVYSPVDVVRVILGDTVPGASFTVGTLRLPRTITAVLVGTGFGMGGVIFQTLLRNALASPDIIGITSGASAAAVVAIAFLGLSGVAVSVIAVTAGLLTALVIAGLAGSGGVAGARLILIGIGVGAMFQSVIAYVQTRADFEDVQESLRWLTGSLNQALWPGVPPLALAMLVLVPLALLLSGRLRMLQLGDDSATALGVAVGRDRAALLAVAVGLVAVATAATGPIAFVAFVSGPIARRLVPDARSLLVPSALVGVVVVLAADLVAQHVAGLAFSGARFPVGVVTGALGAPFLLWLLARRNRTGGTL
- a CDS encoding SDR family NAD(P)-dependent oxidoreductase; the encoded protein is MAIDLTGRTALVTGSGQGIGLAIAVGLARAGADVVVNARSQGSIDTAVAEVLRQVPEASVRGVAADLATDEGTAALLEAVPTVDVLVNNLGIFGSADPLTISDDEWRRYFEVNVLTGVRLTRAYLPGMIERGWGRVQYIGSDSAVATPAEMIHYGVSKTALLGVSRGFAKAAAGSGVTVNSVLAGPTHTGGVEDFVHELVDASLPWDEAQREFMRLHRPNSLLQRLIEPEEIANMVVYLASPLASATTGAAVRVDGGYIDAIVP
- a CDS encoding ABC transporter ATP-binding protein; this translates as MTLAYDERVVVDGLSLDVPTGAISVIVGANACGKSTLLRAMARLITPRTGAVLLDGQAIHTLPTKQVATQVGLLPQTPIAPEGIAVSDLVARGRYPHRGWFGRGSSADDDAIVEDALRATGTLEIADRPVDELSGGQRQRVWIALALAQRTDVLLLDEPTTYLDVSHQIEVLDLLTDLNRTRGTTIVIVLHDLNLAARYADHLFAVRAGALYASGTPAEVVTSEVVRAVFGMESRIIEDPVSRTPLVLPIGRHHAG
- a CDS encoding Gfo/Idh/MocA family protein produces the protein MTAPVRIVQVGAGAMGRAWLHALRDSADVELVGLVDLDTDLAERAAAEEGVAPVAIGTSVAEVATRSGADAVVNVTVPRAHLPVSTEALFAGLPVLCEKPIAPTVAEALVLAATAEASGRLLMTSQSRRYYAAIAAFRAQVAELGTLGSASVEFAKAPHFGGFREEMPHVLLVDMAIHAFDAARYVLDRDPVSVYCEEYNPEWSWYADGAAATAVFEFAGGVRFTYTGSWCADGFETSWNGSWRVNGAGGTARWDGDGAPELQERESDFARTGVLEPVPEEIRGSLAEFVSALRTGRTPSGEVHANVRSLAMVEAAVHSSESGARVRIDDVLEGAYAEALGLARDERVRSALAAWGTAAAGLTAAPPLLVE
- a CDS encoding LacI family DNA-binding transcriptional regulator produces the protein MATMRDVAERAGVSIATVSFVVNDSKPVTAETRQRVVDAMAALDYRPHALARALARRRSMILAVVFPLVRPRLLNTATLFFAGAAEAAAERGYSIVLWPSLDSSQRLAGLRADGLVDGVVLMEVALDDDRVDVLRDSGTPFALIGRTRDPSALDWVDIDIEGMVEQSLARLASLGHERVALVLGGPERVEGFGANARARETFRRVSGVRGLSGVLLEAEESARGGRALAAELGDVTAVLVFDGGIALGLAHELRHRGVGVPEDVSIVLLASTPDVADFGDPELDVLVSPAHELGRRGVEALLARLEDPAAPLVQERIGGEWRTGGSVAPAGRGSGPDRPRIDRG
- a CDS encoding DUF2283 domain-containing protein, which encodes MRITYDPTADAAYIMMTDRIADGSAVQQLDSIATPGGLGEVILDFDADGRLLGVEILNARDVLPSSVIDAALRDSSSDLQRTAED